The proteins below are encoded in one region of Apium graveolens cultivar Ventura chromosome 4, ASM990537v1, whole genome shotgun sequence:
- the LOC141718968 gene encoding uncharacterized protein LOC141718968 — translation MFLSQFRASVAYAPPANTLANIKQKDNETLNEYLKRFNDEVPKVRKASEETYKNFLIAGVKPGTDFWKELQRREPRTLVAFYAKAEPHKVVEESLAKLKRDNNSGGSRNWGKNKRNRSYSPKGRGYAHRTSYGTTPYSGNQTEKSEKDDKKAPITVNTAGSQRSVSYKYPAKREVARYTEYTPLTAPIGHILEVGDKSGIFRKPARNGPPGRKDMARYCAFHDANGHETVEYRHVKDHIEDLIKKGFMMEFVAEEAKRYKDDKAGKEGEKGNLERPVRAKSIHTIIEGPYIGGSSRNSMKNYAHEARGPIFTNVCNLSERPPKYFKGESADVTFREADARHVHHPHNDALVVNALIGGANIYRMLVDNGISINILAYNTYQKMGLVDSELLPCYNDMYGFIGPPVLVVGRIKLPVTLGEEPRTTT, via the coding sequence ATGTTCCTGTCCCAATTCCGGGCATCGGTAGCATACGCCCCACCTGCCAATACGCTGGCAAATATCAAGCAAAAGGATAATGAGACTTTGAATGAGTACCTGAAGCGTTTTAACGATGAAGTACCCAAAGTAAGGAAAGCCTCAGAAGAGACTTATAAGAATTTTCTGATAGCCGGGGTTAAGCCAGGAACGGATTTCTGGAAAGAACTTCAGCGGCGAGAGCCAAGGACTCTAGTAGCCTTCTATGCCAAGGCAGAGCCCCACAAGGTGGTGGAGGAATCTCTGGCTAAACTTAAAAGGGACAATAACTCAGGAGGCTCGAGAAATTGGGGTAAAAATAAAAGGAATAGATCCTATAGCCCCAAAGGAAGGGGGTATGCTCATAGAACCTCATACGGGACGACCCCGTATAGTGGAAACCAGACGGAGAAGTCagaaaaggatgataagaaaGCCCCAATTACGGTGAATACCGCTGGCTCTCAAAGGAGCGTAAGTTATAAATATCCTGCCAAAAGAGAGGTTGCTAGGTATACGGAGTATACCCCCTTAACTGCCCCAATAGGGCATATCCTTGAAGTTGGGGATAAAAGTGGCATTTTTCGTAAACCAGCCCGAAATGGGCCGCCTGGAAGGAAGGATATGGCTCGATATTGTGCTTTCCATGATGCTAATGGACATGAGACGGTGGAATATCGTCACGTGAAGGACCACATAGAGGATCTGATCAAAAAAGGGTTTATGATGGAATTTGTAGCTGAAGAAGCTAAACGGTATAAAGATGATAAGGCGGGAAAGGAAGGGGAAAAAGGAAATCTCGAGAGACCCGTAAGGGCCAAAAGCATCCATACTATCATCGAGGGTCCTTATATTGGGGGCTCAAGCCGAAATTCCATGAAGAATTATGCTCACGAGGCAAGGGGGCCAATCTTCACTAATGTATGTAATCTGTCAGAGAGGCCTCCCAAGTACTTTAAGGGGGAATCAGCCGACGTAACCTTCAGAGAGGCAGACGCCCGACACGTGCATCACCCCCATAACGATGCCTTAGTCGTAAATGCTTTAATTGGAGGAGCTAATATATACAGAATGTTGGTGGATAATGGAATTTCCATCAACATCTTGGCCTATAACACCTACCAAAAAATGGGGCTAGTAGACAGTGAATTATTACCCTGCTATAATGACATGTACGGATTTATCGGTCCCCCTGTCCTGGTGGTGGGGCGAATTAAATTGCCTGTTACCTTGGGGGAAGAGCCTCGGACAACCACGTGA